Proteins encoded together in one Balaenoptera ricei isolate mBalRic1 chromosome 2, mBalRic1.hap2, whole genome shotgun sequence window:
- the ANKRD9 gene encoding ankyrin repeat domain-containing protein 9 encodes MPWDARRPGGGADGGPEGAGAARSQAQKQCRKSSFAFYQAVRDLLPVWLLEDMRASEAFHWDERGRAAAYSPSEALLYALVHDHQAYAHYLLATFPRRALAPPSAGFRCCAAPGPHVALAVRYNRVGILRRILRTVRDFPAEERTRLLDRRGCSRVEGGGTSLHVACELARPECLFLLLGHGASPGLRDGGGLTPLELLLRHLGRDAGAAPAVGAPAPGEPRQRRLLLLDLLALYTPADAAGPARRELLGDRPRWQRLLGEDKFQWLAGLAPPSLFARAMQVLVTAISPGRFPEALDELPLPPFLQPLDLTGKG; translated from the coding sequence ATGCCGTGGGACGCGCGGCGGCCCGGGGGCGGCGCGGACGGCGGGCCCGAGGGCGCAGGCGCGGCGCGCTCGCAGGCGCAGAAGCAGTGCCGCAAGTCGTCGTTCGCTTTCTACCAGGCCGTTCGCGACCTGCTGCCCGTGTGGCTGCTGGAGGACATGCGCGCCAGCGAGGCCTTCCACTGGGACGAGCGCGGGCGCGCCGCCGCCTACTCACCGTCTGAGGCGCTGCTCTACGCACTCGTGCACGACCACCAGGCATACGCGCACTACCTGCTGGCTACGTTCCCGCGGCGCGCACTCGCGCCGCCCAGCGCCGGCTTCCGCTGCTGCGCGGCGCCCGGGCCGCACGTGGCGCTGGCCGTGCGCTACAACCGCGTGGGCATCCTGCGCCGCATCCTGCGCACCGTGCGCGACTTCCCGGCCGAGGAGCGCACGCGCCTGCTCGACCGGCGAGGCTGTAGCCGCGTGGAGGGCGGCGGCACGTCGCTGCACGTGGCCTGCGAGCTGGCGCGCCCCGAGTGTCTCTTCTTGCTGCTCGGCCACGGCGCTTCGCCCGGCCTGCGCGACGGCGGCGGCCTCACGCCGCTCGAGCTGCTGCTGCGTCACCTGGGCCGTGATGCCGGGGCCGCCCCCGCCGTCGGGGCGCCTGCGCCCGGGGAGCCGCGCCAGCGCCGCCTGCTGCTGCTCGACTTACTGGCGCTGTACACGCCCGCGGACGCCGCCGGCCCGGCCCGCCGCGAGCTGCTGGGCGACCGGCCGCGCTGGCAGCGGCTGCTGGGCGAGGACAAGTTCCAGTGGTTGGCGGGCCTGGCGCCACCCTCGCTCTTCGCGCGCGCCATGCAGGTGCTGGTCACCGCCATCTCGCCTGGCCGCTTCCCCGAGGCCCTGGACGAGCTGCCACTGCCGCCCTTCCTGCAGCCGCTGGACCTCACGGGCAAGGGCTAG